CTGCGTCGCCAGGTCCTCGGCGTCGCGTGCCCGTTCGGGGCTCGGCTGCGCCGGGACCCGCGCGAACCGGGTCCAGGTGGAGACGACCCGCGCGGCGGCCTCCCAGGGCCCGGGGTGACCGACGGCGGGCGCGGTGACGGTGACCCCCCAGTGGCGCAGCCGCTCCAGGCTCTCGGCGAAGGCCGGGTGTCGGGCGAGCGCCGGCTCGGGGGCGGGCACGGCGACGACCGGCAGGCCGACGGCGGTCGCCTCGTTGAGCAGTCGCAGGGCGAGGCTGTCGTTGAACCCGTACGCCCACCTGTTGACCAGGTCGAAGCTGGCCGGTGCGACGGCGAAGGCGTCGGCCGGCGGCAGCGGGTGGAGGGCCTCGGCCCGCTCGTCCGGCCGGACCGGGTGGTGGGTGAGGTCGGCGAGCCGGGCGTGGTCCTCCCGGCCGGCCGCCTCCGGCGTGGTGATGACGTGGACCTGCCAGCACAGGTCCTGGCAGGCGGTGATGAACGGTGCGAGTTCGGCGGCGGGTCCGGTGCCGCAGACGACGAGGTGCAGGACAGGAGATCGGGTTTTTCCGGGCATTGCGCCTCCTATCGCAGGTTCCGTAGTCGAGGCTATCGATGCCGATCCGGACGCGAGCCGTTTTCCGGGTATCCGGCCGGACCGCCCGACGACGTGACCCGTTGGCTGAGTGCTCAGTCAGTCGAACGGGCCAGGAGCGGCCCGGGAATGCCTCGGACGGCCGCCGGTCCGGTCCGCGGCACCCGCCCGTGGGGGACCCCCGGACCGGGCGTCCACCGGCCGCGTCGGGGGACCCCGGTCGGCCGCCGGGGCGTCCATACTGGCTCGGTGTTCACACTCGCCCAGGCCCGGCACCTGGTGGCCACGCTGCGCCCGCGCGTCGACGAGCTGATCCGGCTGCGTGCCGACCTGGCCGAGCTGCGGGCCGACCTGGCCGAGCACGGCGTGAGCCCGCTCGGCGGTCGGGCCGAGGTCAAGGGGCTCGAGGCTCGGCTGCACGCCGTCCTCGAGGAGCTGCACCAGCACGACATCCAGGTCAAGGGCATCGCGCCGGTGCTGCTCGACTTCCCCGGCGAGCGCGACGGCCGTCCGGTGCTGTGGTGCTGGCTGGAGGGCGACTCGGACGTGCGCTGGTACCACCGGGTGGAGTGCGGCTTCGCCGGCCGCCGGCCGGTGTGACCGGGCGCCGCCCGCTGGTCGTGATCCGCGGGCTGCTGCCGTACCCCGGTCGGGTGCTCGTGGCGGCGATCGTCGCGCTGCTGTTCACCCTGCCCGCCCTCGACGCGACCCGGTACGCGGGCTGGCGCGCCGACCTGCGGACGGTGATCCTCGCGTCGGTGGTGGTCGCGGCGGCCGGCGCGTTCGTGCTCGCCGCCCGGTACGGAGCACGCCCGCCCGCCGACCCGGCGCGCTTCCCCGTCCGGCTCGCGGTGGCGGTCGCCGGTTCCGCGCTGCTCGCCGCGGCCTACCTGGGCGCGGCCTGGCTGCTGCACCGCCTGGTCGTGCCGCTGGCCGTCGACGGGCCGGTGGACGGCCTGCCGGCGCGCGGCCTGGTGTCGGCGGTGCTGGCCGGGGCGTTCGGGGTCGCCGTCGGCGTGCTGTGGCGCCATCCGGCGGTGCTGGCCGCGCTCGCGGTGCTGCTCGTCGCGGCGGAGTTGACCCTGGCCGGGGCCGGCGGTGGGCCGGTGTCGGCGGTCCGGTTCTGGCTGCTCGGCGTGGGCCACCGGCACGACGTGCCCGGCTGTGTGAGCGTGGTGCCCGCCGAGTGCGTCACCTGGACCCACCGGTACTGGCCGGCGGGCCTGACCCTGGCGGCGACGGTGGCGGTCGCGGTGCTGGCGGCGGCCGTGGTGGCCGCGCGCGGGAGGGCCGACGAGCGGGCCGAACCCTCGGCCGAGCCGACCCCGGTCGGGCGGGACCAGGTCGGCGCCGCACCCGGCCCGGACGCGGGTCCGGCTCCGGCCGTCGGTGGGTCCACGCCCGACGCCGGGTCCGTCCCGGACGGCGCTCCACCCCGGCCGCGTGCGGTCCGCTGGGCGCTCGCGGCCGGGCTCGTCGTCGTCGGGCTCGCGGCGACCCCGGCGCTGATCGGGACGGGCGTGCGGCACGCGACCGGAGACCTCGCGGTGGGGGTCGGCCGGACCGCGCCGACCGGTTCACCGGTGGAGGTGTCCGTGGCGACGCCCGGTCGGCTCGCGGTCTTCGCGGTGGGGCTGGTGGCGGTCCGCGACTGCCACGCCGAGTCGCCGGACGGTACGCGGGTGGACCTCGCGCCGCTGCTCGGGACGGTGAGCTACGGCGACAGCATCAGCTACCGGTGGGTGGGCACCCTGCGGCTGCCCGAGCCGGGGCGGTGGACGGTCCGGTGCGCCGGCGAGTCGGGGGAGTACCTGGTGGCCGACCCGCCCCGGGTGAGTGGGCTGGTGGGCCGGCTGGTGGAGGCGCCCCGCCCGGTGGGCTGGCTGCTCGGCGTGCTGCCGGGCCTGCTGCTCGCGGCGCACGCCGCCGTCGGCGGCCGGTGGCCCGCGTGGCCCGCTCGGGCGGTCAGCCGGCCGGCGCGCTGACCGCGAAGACGACCACGTTGTCGCGGTAGTGCCCCCGACGGCGGTCGAAGTCGCCGCCGCAGGTGATGAGGCGCAGCTCCGGGCCGGGCGTCGGGCCGTACACGGCCGCGGTGGGGAAGGCGTCCTTGCGGGTGCGCAGCGAACCGGTGACCCGGAAGGTCAGCCGCTGGCCACCGCGCCACACCTCGACCGTGTCGCCCGGTCGCAGCTCGCCGAGGCGGGCGAAGACGGCCGGGCCGCGCCGGGAGTCGAGGTGCCCGGCGAGCACCGCCGGGCCGGTGTCGCCCGGGGCCGGCCCACCGCCGTACCAGCCGGCGACGTCGAAGTCGGCCGGCGGCACCAGGGCGCCCGCGCGGTCGAGCCCGAGGACGGTCAGCCGGCTGTCGACGTCGATGCGCGGCACGCGTACCCGGGTGGGTGCGCCGGTCGGCGCGGGGCGCGCGGCTGCCGGTCCGGCCGACGGGCCGGTGGTCGGCCCGGTCGACGCGCAGCCGTCGGCGCAGCCGGGCTGCCAGGTGGCGGCCGGCGGCGGCTCGGTGCCGGCCAGGCCGACACCGGTGCCGGCCGCCAGCCCGACCGCCGCGCCGAGCGCGACCAGCGCGGCGGCGGGCGCCCGGCGATCCCGGTGCCGCCGAATCGCCGGGCCGCGCGGTGCGGTCACCAGGTGGTACGCCGCCGGCGCAGCAGCACCAGCCCGACGGCCAGGGCGAGCACGGCCGACCCGCCGGCGAGCAGCGGGTACGTCGGGCGTGCACCGGTCGCGACGCCACCGGCGCCGGTGTCGACCCCACCGGCCGGCACCACGGTCCCGCCCTCGGCGTCACGCCGCAGCTCGGTGGTGAGGCCGCCCTGCTCGGCGTCCAGCACGAGCAGCGAGTAGACCGCCCCGCCGGTCAGCCGGACCTCGGTGTGGGTGGCCGGGCCGCCGCTGCCGGAGAGGCGTAGCCGCCACCGGCCGGGTTCGACGAGTTGGTAGTCGGTCGTGGTGGCGAACTGCACGCCGTCGGCGATGGTCGGCCCGTCGGCAGCGGCGACGTCGAGCACCGGTGCGCGGACCGACGCCTGGACGACCCGGACCTTGGCCTGCCCGTCCCTTGGTGTGCTGAGGTCGTCGTGGAGCACGCGGAGCCCGAGGTCGGCGTACCGGCCGACCCCGGCGACCGTGTACGCCTCGCCGCCGCTGACCGCGACCTCGGTGGTGAGTACCGGCGGGTCGCTGGCCGGGTCGCCCGCCTCGCGCATCGCCACGGCGTAGCGGCCGGCGGGCAGCGGCAGGTAGTCCGAGACGACGCCGTAGCCGACACCCGGGAAGACCTGGGGCTCGGCGCCGCCGGGCGCGGCCAGGTAGACGTCGACGCTCGGTGTGTCGGGGGAGAGGTGGGCGAGTCGGACGTAGCCGACGGTCGCCGCCGCGGCCGGTGTGGCCGTCGTGGTCACCAGGCCGGCGCCGAGCAGGAGCGCCGCGGCTGTCGCGAGCAGACGGCGTGGCGCGGTGTGGGACAGGTGCATGTCGCCTCCGGGAGCCGGGTCAACGGGGTCCGTCCACCGCAGAGCGTCCCGTTAGCGGGACTCGGATGCAACTGTCACCCACCCGACACGCCGAGAATCCGGCGCGACACGCTGCGTCACTCGCCCGTGCGGCCGTCCTGACCGCGAGGACGCCTGCGGAGCGACGCCACGGGCGGGCCGGCCGGCGCGAACCACGGGGGTGGCTCTTCGGGGCGGTGGTGATTGCCGGTCACCTGGAATTCCCACAAAGGATCTTTCCAGCATCAATATTTAGTGATATCTATCTCTCACCGTCCCTGCTATCCCCCGGAGTGCGACGTGCGGAGAACCCGTCTGGCAACCCTCGCCGCGAGCCTGGTCACCACCCTGGCCGCGACCCTCACCCTCGCCACCGCGCCCGCCCACGCGGCGCCAGGCGACCACTACGTCGCCCTCGGCGACTCCTACTCCTCCGGCGTGGGCGCCGGCAGCTACACCTCCGAGAGCGGGTCCTGCCAACGCAGCACCGTCGCGTACCCGGCCCTCTATGCCGCCAACGTGCGACCCGCGTCGTACCGGTCGGTCGCCTGTTCGGGAGCCACCACCACGAGCGTGATCAACAGTCAGCTCTCCGCGCTGAGCGCCACCACGACGCTGGTCAGCATCTCGGTGGGCGGCAACGACGTCGGCTTCGCCTCGATCATGACCACCTGCGTGCTGTACGGCACCACCGAGTGCGTGGCCGCGGTCCAGGCCGCCGAGGACAAGGCGCGGACCAACCTGCCCACCCTGCTGCGCAACGTCTACACCGGCATCCGCAACCGGGCGCCCTCGGCCCGCGTGGTGGTCGTCGGCTACCCGGTCTTCTACCAGCTCAACACCGTCTGCGTCGGGCTCAGCGACACCTCACGCGCGAAGATCAACGAGGGCATCAACCTGGTCGACGACATCACCCGGAGCGCCGCGCAGGCGGCCGGCTTCACCTTCGCCGACGTGCGGTCGCAGTTCGTCGGCCACCAGCTGTGCAGCTACGGCGAGAAGTGGCTGCACGCCCTGAACATCACCAACCTCGGCGTCTCGTACCACCCGACGGCCGCCGGCCAGTCCGCGGGTTACTACCCGGTGTTCCGCAACGTGGCCGGCTGACCGGTGCCCCGCGGGGCGCGCCCGGTCCCGGCGCGCCCCGCGGGTCCCGCCCTGGGTCCCGTCCGCGCGACCGCGGCGGTCTGCTCGGGCGGGCTGCTCTCCGCTCAGCGGGGCTCCGGACGGGTCAGGCCGGCGAGCCGGCGGCGTCGAGCGCGGCCCGGACCCGGTCGGCCCCCGCCGGCGCCTCCGTCGACCAGTCCTGCGGGTCGGCCGCGTAGACGATCCCGTACGCCGGCGTGTCCGGCTGGTAGCGCCAGCCCTCGGCGAGTCGGCCGGCGTCCACCGCGTCGTAGCCGATGCGGTCCAGGAACTCGGTCGTGGCCGCCCTCGCGTCCGGGTCGTCACCGGCGATGGGCAGGGCGGAACGCTCGGGGTCGCCGGTGGGACGGGCGAGGCTCGCCAGGTGCGCGAAGTTGATGTTGTTGAAGACCTTGACCACCCGGGCCGCCGACAGGTGCCGCTGGAGCAGCTCGCTGCTGGTGGTCTCGCCCGCGTCCAGTTCGGTGATGGCGCCGTCGCGCTGGGGGTAGTAGTTGTTGGTGTCGAGCACGACCTTGCCGGCCAGGGGCTCCACCGGCACGTCCCGGTACGCCTTGAGCGGGACACTCACCACCACCAGGTCCCCGGCCGCGGCCGCCTCCTGGGGGGTCGCCGCCCGAGCCCGTGGCCCCAGCTCCGCGACCAGGTCCTGGAGCGTCTCCGGGCCGCGCGAGTTGCTGAGCACCACGTCGTAGCCCGCGGCGACCGCCAACCGGGCCACCGTGCCGCCGATGTGTCCACTACCGATGAATCCGACCGTCGTCATGCCCGTGCGAACTCCGTCGCCTGTGGCGCCATTCCCCGGCGGCGGGCTGAGTGAGCCAGCTCGCGGTGCCGCCGGCCGCCGCCCGCGGCCCGCTCACCGTACCGACGGTGCCGACGGAGGAGGGGCGAGTTGGCCGCCCACCACTCTCCCGGCGGACGCGCGGCCGCCGGGAGCGGCGACGGGTGACTCAGGCCGGGGTGGGGAGCACCTTCTCGATGCTGGCGCGCAGGTCGGCCGCGCCCGGCTCGACGGAGGGCGCGAACCGGGCGGCGACCGTCCCGTCCGGGGCGACGAGGAACTTCTCGAAGTTCCACCGGACGTCGCCGGCGTGGCCGTCGGGGTCCGCGGTGTCGACCAGGGCCGCGTAGAGCGGATGCCGGCCGGGACCGTTGACCTCGACCTTCTCCGTGAGGGGGAAGGTGACGCCGTAGTTGACCTGGCAGAACTCGCTGATCTCGGCCGCCGTTCCCGGCTCCTGGCCGGCGAACTGGTTGCACGGCACACCGAGCACCACCAGGCCACGGTCGGCGTACTCGTCGGCGAGGGCCTGGAGGCCGGCGTACTGGGGGGTGAGGCCGCACCGCGAGGCGACGTTGACGACCAGCAGCGCCCGGCCGCGGTACTGGAACAGGTCGGCGGGGCCGCCGTCGAGAGCACCGATCGTGATGTCGAAGACCGTCATCGGGCGAGGCTACCGTGCGCGGGGCGTTTCGGCGTCGGCGAGAAATCGATACATGCGCATCTTGACTAAGTGATGACGGTGTGAGTAGCGTCTCTCCATCAATCTGGAAAGTTTCCTAACTGTTTGAGGAGACGCCGCATGAAAAGATCGCTCCGCCGGGCCCTCTGGGCCGGCGCCGTGGTCGTGTTGACCGCGGCGATGGCGCCGGTCGCCACCGCGTTCGGCGCCGGAAGCGTGACGGCCACGTTCACGAAGGTGCAGGACTGGGGCACCGGCCACGAGACCAGGGTGACGATCACCAACGGCTCGGACGCCACGGTCAGCACGTGGCGCATCGAGTTCGACCTGCCCTCGGGCACCAGCGTCAGCAGCTTCTGGGACGCCGACGTGACCCGCACCGGCGACCACTACGTCGCGGTCAAGAAGAGCTGGGCCGGCGGGCTCGCCCCGGGCGCCTCGTTCAGTTGGGGCTACAACGGCACCGGTGCCTACAGGGCGCCGCTGAACTGCACCATCAACGGCGCGTCCTGCGGCGGTGGCGGCACCCCGCCGACCACCACGCCGCCGACCACCACCCCGCCGACCACGACGCCCCCCACCACCCCGCCCCCGACCACGCCCCCGCCGACCACCCCGCCGCCGAACACGGGCGCGAAGAAGGTCGTCGGCTACTTCGCCCAGTGGGGTGTGTACGCCCGCAACTACCACGTCAAGAACATCCACACGAGCGGCTCGGCGGCGAAGCTGACGCACATCCTCTACGCGTTCGGCAACACCACGGGCGGCCGCTGCACGATCGGTGACAGCTACGCCGACTACGAGAAGGCGTACACGGCGGCGGACAGCGTCGACGGTGTCGCGGACACCTGGGACCAGCCGCTGCGCGGCAGCTTCAACCAGCTGCGCAAGCTCAAGCAGATGTACCCGAACCTGAAGGTGATCTGGTCCTTCGGCGGCTGGACCTGGTCCGGTGGCTTCACCCAGGCCGCGCAGAACCCGACCGCCTTCGCCGAGAGCTGCTACAACCTGGTCGAGGACCCGCGCTGGGCCGACGTGTTCGACGGCATCGACATCGACTGGGAGTACCCGAACGCCTGCGGCCTGAGCTGCGACAGCAGCGGCCCCAACGCGTTCAAGAACCTGATCTCCGCGCTGCGGACGAAGTTCGGCGCCAACGCCCTCGTCACCGCCGCCATCACCGCCGACGGCAGCAACGGCGGCAAGATCGACGCCACCGACTACGCGGGCGCCGCCGGCAACCTCAACTGGATCATGCCGATGACGTACGACTACTTCGGCGCGTTCGCCCCGCAGGGCCCCACCGCCCCGCACTCGCCGCTCACCTCCTACTCGGGCATCCCGCAGCAGGGCTTCTGGTCGGACGCGGCGATCCAGAAGCTCAAGAGCAAGGGCATCCCGGCCAACAAGCTGCTGCTCGGCATCGGCTTCTACGGCCGGGGCTGGACGGGCGTCACCCAGGCCGCCCCGGGTGGCAGCGCGACCGGCGCCGCCCCGGGCACCTACGAGGCGGGCATCGAGGACTACAAGGTCCTCAAGAGCACCTGCCCGGCCACCGGCACCGTCGGCGGCACGGCGTACGCCAAGTGCGGCAGCAACTGGTGGAGCTACGACACCCCCTCCACGATCAACGGCAAGATGACGTACGCGAAGAACCAGGGCCTCGGCGGCGCCTTCTTCTGGGAGCTCTCCGGTGACACCACCAACGGTGAGCTGATCGGCGCCGTCAAGGGCGGTCTCGGCTGAGCCGTAGGCCGACGCACCACCCACACGGCGGGGAGGGACACGCACCGTCCCTCCCCGCCCGCGCGTGCCCGGCCACCGGTCCGGGCCGCCGCCGGGAGGCCGACCCTTGTTCGGGCCGCCGCCCGGAGGGCCCGAGCCCGGGCCGGAACCGGGCGCAACCGGGACACGCCGGTGCGGCGACGCGCCGGGGACCCTTTCGCGTCGCTCAGGTCCATGTGACAGACTCGCCGCTCGGCAGGTCTCGATGTTCGTCGGTCGAGGGGGAGGGGTTGAGGGACGTGACGCACCGGAGACTGGCGGGCACCGTCGCCACGCTCGCGGCCCTGCCGCTCGCCCTGGCCGGCTGCGGCGCCTTCGGGGGCGCGGAGGACGAGTCCACGGCCAAGCCCGAGCGGGCGCCCGCCGAGGAGGCCGCCACGAAGTCCCGGGAGCGGGTGCAGGCGTACCTGGACGCGATGGCCGCCAAGGACGCGGCCGCCGGTCGCAGTCAGCTCTGCGCCGCGCTGCACGAGAGCTTCGACGCGGCGGCCACCGGGCCGAACGGCGACTTCGCCGACCATTTCGAGGTGCCGCAGGCGGCCATCACCGACATCCAGGCCGGGCCGCGCGGGCAGGAGGTCAGCGTCTCGGTCTCGGTGGCGGTGGGGTCCCGGAAGGTCACCCGTCCGCTGGTGTTCACCGTCACCCGGGACGGCGCCGACTGGTGCATCTCCGCCGAGGCCGCCGCCGGAAGCGTCGCACCGGCCAGCCCGACCGCGAAGCCCGCCGCCTGAGCTGCGCCGACGCCGCCGGCACCGGGTGATCTCCCAGGAGTCGGAACGATCCCCCTCGCCGATCGGCCACCCCGGCCGTCGCCGTACGCTTTCTGTCATGCGCCATGAGTGGCATCAGCTGAGCCATCCCGCCGTGGACAGCCCGGGGCTCCAGACCAGCCGTCCGACCGTCGACTCCGCCGAGGACGCGGCCCTCGGTCTGGACCGCTGGCGGGACCTGCCCCGCGCCCAGACGCCGCCCTGGCCGGACCAGGCCAAGGTCGCCGAGGTGTGCAAGGTGCTCGACACCGTGCCGTCGGTGGTCGCGCCCTACGAGGTCGACCAGCTCCGCCAGCGGCTGGCGCTGGTCTGCGAGGGCAAGGCGTTCCTGCTCCAGGGCGGCGACTGCGCGGAGACCTTCGCCGACAACACCGAGAGCCACCTGCTGGCGAACGCCCGCACCCTGCTCCAGATGGCGATCGTGCTGACCTATGGCGCCTCCCTGCCGGTGGTCAAGGTGGCCCGGGTCGCCGGTCAGTACACCAAGCCCCGGTCGCTGCCGACCGACGCGCGCGGCCTGCCCGCGTACCGCGGGGACATGATCAACTCGCTGGAGGCCACGCCCGAGGCGCGGGTCGCCGACCCGCAGCGCATGATCCGGGCGTACGCGAACTCCGCCGCCGCCATGAACATGCTCCGGGCGTACCTGGCCGGTGGGCTCGCCGACCTGCACGCGGTGCACGACTGGAACAAGGGGTTCGTGAAGAACTCCCCGGCCGGTGAGCGCTACGAGGCGATCGCCCGCGAGATCGACCGGGCGCTGGCCTTCATCCGGGCCTGTGGGATGACCGACGACGAGGCCCTGCGCACGGTCACCCTCTACTGCTCGCACGAGGCGCTCGCGCTGGAGTACGACCGGGCGCTCACCCGGGTCTCCGGCGAGCGGGCGTACGGGCTCTCCGGGCACTTCCTCTGGATCGGCGAGCGCACCCGGCAGATCGACGGCGCGCACATCGACTTCATCTCCCGCATCGCCAACCCGATCGGGGTGAAGCTCGGCCCCACCACCACCCCGGACGAGGCGATCGAGCTCTGCGAGAAGCTCAACCCGGACAACGTGCCCGGCCGGCTCACCCTGATCAGCCGGATGGGCAACCACCGGGTGCGGGACGCTCTGCCACCGATCGTGGCGAAGGTCACCGCCGCCGGTGCCAAGGTCGTCTGGCAGTGCGACCCGATGCACGGCAACACGCACGAGTCGTCCAACGGCTACAAGACCCGGCACTTCGACCGCATCGTGGACGAGGTGCTGGGCTACTTCGAGGTGCACCGGGGCCTGGAGACCCACCCCGGTGGGCTGCACGTGGAGCTGACCGGCGAGGACGTCACCGAGTGCCTCGGCGGCGCCCAGGGCATCGAGGACCTCGACCTTCCCGACCGGTACGAAACCGCCTGCGACCCGCGGCTGAACACCCAGCAGTCGTTGGAGCTGGCCTTCCTGGTAGCGGAGATGCTCCGTGGCTGACGCGAGGAGTGCGCTCGCGAGCCCCGCAGTCGGCATCCGAAAGGACAACCGTGGCTGATTTTGTCGATCTTCGTTCGGACACCGTGACCCGGCCCACCGCGGGCATGCGGGAGGCGATGGCCACCGCCGAGGTCGGCGACGACGTGTACGGGGAGGACCCGACCGTCAACGCCCTCGAAGCCGAGGTCGCCGCCCTCTTCGGGCACGAGGCGGCGCTGTTCGCCCCGAGCGGGTCGATGGCGAACCAGATCGCCCTGCAACTTGTCGTGCCGCCGGGCGAGGAACTGCTCTGCGACGCCGACGCCCACGTGGTCACGTACGAGATCGGGGCCGCGGCCGCGTACGGCGGAATCTCCTCCCGGACGTGGCCCGCTGTCGGCGCGGACATCGACCCCGACGTGGTCGCCGCCATGATCCGGCCGGACGGCTACTTCGCGGTCCCCACCCGGGCGATCGCTGTGGAGCAGACCCACAACCGGGGCGGCGGCGGGGTGATCCCGCTGGCCACGCTGCGACAGCTGCGGCAGGTCGCCGACGACGCGCAGGTCGCGCTGCACTGCGACGGCGCCCGGATCTGGCACGCGCACGTCGCCGACGGGGTGCCGCTGGTCGAGTACGGCCAACTCTTCGACACCCTGTCGGTCTGCCTGTCCAAGGGGCTCGGCGCGCCGATCGGCTCACTGGTCGTGGGCAGCGCGGAGAAGATCGCCCGTGCCCGGCTCATCCGCAAGCGGATGGGTGGCGGCATGCGCCAGGTCGGCGTCCTCGCCGCCGCCGGCCGGTACGCCCTCGCCCACCACGTCGACCGGCTCGCCGAGGACCACGCGAAGGCCGCGCGACTGGCCGAGGCGATCGCCCCGTTCGGTGTGCTCGCCACCGCGGCGCGCACCAACCTGGTGCCGCTGGACCTGACGAAGTTCGCCCTCGACGCGCACGCGCTGGCCGCCGCCGCGCGGGCCGAAGGGGTGCTGGTGTCGGTGCTCGGCCCACGCACCGCCCGACTGGTCACCCACATGGACGTCGACGACGCCGGCATCGACCGGGCGATCGAGGTGCTGACCCGGGTCCTCCGCGCCTGACCGACCCCTTCTCTCCCCGCCAGCCGCCGCCGGCCGCCGGCACGCCGCCCCCGGCCGCCGGCACGCCGTCGTGATCAAGAGGTTCGCGTCATCCGCGAGACGGTTCCTGACGCGAACCTCTTGATCACCCGCGCTGGCGCCCGGGGTGGGCGGGGTGGGCGGGCCCGGTGGGGGTGGGGGGTTGGGTCAGGGGGTCAGGCGCTTCAGGGTGGCGATGTCGGCGGCGTGGCCGAGCTGCTTCTCGCTGGGGGTCTCCACCACGATCGGCACGCCGGCGGTGGCCGGGTGCGTCATCAGCTCCGCGAACGCCGGCTCGCCGATGGTGCCCTTGCCGATGTTCTCGTGCCGGTCCCGGGTGGAACCGCACAGGTCCTTCGAGTCGTTCGCGTGCACCAGCCGCAGCCGGTCCGCGCCCACCGTGGCGAGCAGGGTGTCCAGCGTGGCGGTCATGCCGCCCTCGGCGGCCAGATCGTGCCCGGCCGCCCACGCGTGGCAGGTGTCGAAGCAGACCCCGAGCCCCGGGTGCCCGTCGACGGCGTCGAGGTACGGCCCCAACTGCTCGACCCGGGAGGCCAGCGACCGACCGCCACCGGCGCTCGGCTCGACCAGCAGCAGCGGCCCGCCGGTCGACGCGGCCGAATCCAGCAGCGGCAGTAGCGCCTCACGGACCTGCCGCATCGCCGCCTCCGCGTGCCCCGCGTCGACCGCGCTGCCCGCGTGGAACACCACCCCGCGCGCGCCGATCGCGGCGCCCCGCCGCAGCGCGTGGGCGAGGGTCAGCGCGGACCGCTCGACCGTGGCCGGGGTGGGCGAACCGAGGTTGACCAGCAGCGACGCGTGGATGAAGACCGGCACGCCCCGCTCGGCGCAGCCCTCACGGAACAGTGCGTCCTGCGCCGGGTCGCCCGGCGGCAGTGCCCAGCCGCGCGAGTTGGACACGTAGACCTGCACCACCTCGGCGCCGGTCGCGTCGAGGTACGGCAGGGCCGCCTTCGCCAGGCCGCCCGAGGTCGGCGTGTGCGCGCCGACCGGACGGACCGAGGTCACCGCCATCTCAGATACATCCGATCGTCACACCGGTGCCCGGTGGCACCTGGGTGTTCTCAACCGGGTTCTGGAACCGGACGATCGCGTTCGGGTTGAGCTGGATCCCCACCGGGAAGCCCTGGCTCTCCAGCAGCTGCTTGGCCTGCTGGCACGGTAGGTCGATCACCCGGGGGACGACGACCAGCGGCGGACCCTTGCTGACGTCCAGCTTGACCTCGGCACCCTTCTCCACACCCGTGCCGTCCGCGGGGCTCTGCCCGAGCACCTCGTCCCTCGGCTTGTCCGAGTCCTTGTAGGTCTCCACCAGCTTCAGGCCCAGCTTGCCGAGCGCGTCACGGGCCTCGGTGAGGCTCTTGCCGACCAGGTTGGGCACGCTCACCGGCGCCCGTCCCTTGCTCAGGATCACCGTCACCTTCGCGCCCGGCTTGACCTCTGCGCCCACCTTCGGGTTGGTGTCCACCACCATGCCCGCCGGCAGGTTGTCGTCGTAACGGGCCGCGCCCTTGGCCACCACCAGCTTCAGGTTGACCAGGTCGGACTCGGCCAGCTCGAACTCCTTGCCGATCACGTCCGGCACCGGGAACCGCTCCGGGCCGAGGGACAGGGTCAGCGTGATCGTGCCGCCCTTGACGATCCGCGTGGCCGAGGCCGGATCCTGGAGCAGGACGCTGTCCTTCGGGGCCTGCTCGTCGTAGCGGGGCTCCGCGTACCTCAGGGTGAGCCCCGCCCGCTCGGCGTGCGCCTCCGCGTCCGCCTTGCTCAGACTGACCAGCTGCGGGGCGTCGGTGTAGCGGCCCGCCCCGAACCACCAACCGCCCACCGCGGCGACCAGGCCGAGCACGACCACGACCGCGGCCACCGCCAGACGGCCCCGACGGTCACCCATCACCTGGGCGCGCAGCTGCCCCAGGCGCGACCAGAGGTCGCCGCCGTCGGACTCCGCGGCCCGCCGTCGGC
This genomic stretch from Micromonospora krabiensis harbors:
- a CDS encoding glycosyl hydrolase family 18 protein, which produces MKRSLRRALWAGAVVVLTAAMAPVATAFGAGSVTATFTKVQDWGTGHETRVTITNGSDATVSTWRIEFDLPSGTSVSSFWDADVTRTGDHYVAVKKSWAGGLAPGASFSWGYNGTGAYRAPLNCTINGASCGGGGTPPTTTPPTTTPPTTTPPTTPPPTTPPPTTPPPNTGAKKVVGYFAQWGVYARNYHVKNIHTSGSAAKLTHILYAFGNTTGGRCTIGDSYADYEKAYTAADSVDGVADTWDQPLRGSFNQLRKLKQMYPNLKVIWSFGGWTWSGGFTQAAQNPTAFAESCYNLVEDPRWADVFDGIDIDWEYPNACGLSCDSSGPNAFKNLISALRTKFGANALVTAAITADGSNGGKIDATDYAGAAGNLNWIMPMTYDYFGAFAPQGPTAPHSPLTSYSGIPQQGFWSDAAIQKLKSKGIPANKLLLGIGFYGRGWTGVTQAAPGGSATGAAPGTYEAGIEDYKVLKSTCPATGTVGGTAYAKCGSNWWSYDTPSTINGKMTYAKNQGLGGAFFWELSGDTTNGELIGAVKGGLG
- a CDS encoding class II 3-deoxy-7-phosphoheptulonate synthase — translated: MRHEWHQLSHPAVDSPGLQTSRPTVDSAEDAALGLDRWRDLPRAQTPPWPDQAKVAEVCKVLDTVPSVVAPYEVDQLRQRLALVCEGKAFLLQGGDCAETFADNTESHLLANARTLLQMAIVLTYGASLPVVKVARVAGQYTKPRSLPTDARGLPAYRGDMINSLEATPEARVADPQRMIRAYANSAAAMNMLRAYLAGGLADLHAVHDWNKGFVKNSPAGERYEAIAREIDRALAFIRACGMTDDEALRTVTLYCSHEALALEYDRALTRVSGERAYGLSGHFLWIGERTRQIDGAHIDFISRIANPIGVKLGPTTTPDEAIELCEKLNPDNVPGRLTLISRMGNHRVRDALPPIVAKVTAAGAKVVWQCDPMHGNTHESSNGYKTRHFDRIVDEVLGYFEVHRGLETHPGGLHVELTGEDVTECLGGAQGIEDLDLPDRYETACDPRLNTQQSLELAFLVAEMLRG
- a CDS encoding deoxyribonuclease IV, which codes for MAVTSVRPVGAHTPTSGGLAKAALPYLDATGAEVVQVYVSNSRGWALPPGDPAQDALFREGCAERGVPVFIHASLLVNLGSPTPATVERSALTLAHALRRGAAIGARGVVFHAGSAVDAGHAEAAMRQVREALLPLLDSAASTGGPLLLVEPSAGGGRSLASRVEQLGPYLDAVDGHPGLGVCFDTCHAWAAGHDLAAEGGMTATLDTLLATVGADRLRLVHANDSKDLCGSTRDRHENIGKGTIGEPAFAELMTHPATAGVPIVVETPSEKQLGHAADIATLKRLTP
- a CDS encoding threonine aldolase family protein, with the translated sequence MADFVDLRSDTVTRPTAGMREAMATAEVGDDVYGEDPTVNALEAEVAALFGHEAALFAPSGSMANQIALQLVVPPGEELLCDADAHVVTYEIGAAAAYGGISSRTWPAVGADIDPDVVAAMIRPDGYFAVPTRAIAVEQTHNRGGGGVIPLATLRQLRQVADDAQVALHCDGARIWHAHVADGVPLVEYGQLFDTLSVCLSKGLGAPIGSLVVGSAEKIARARLIRKRMGGGMRQVGVLAAAGRYALAHHVDRLAEDHAKAARLAEAIAPFGVLATAARTNLVPLDLTKFALDAHALAAAARAEGVLVSVLGPRTARLVTHMDVDDAGIDRAIEVLTRVLRA